The Salvia splendens isolate huo1 chromosome 21, SspV2, whole genome shotgun sequence genome includes a window with the following:
- the LOC121785518 gene encoding pentatricopeptide repeat-containing protein At4g16390, chloroplastic-like encodes MAYNLSAPPSSSLFSETSLFFTSLSPPKLPLLRTPKNLIFPPKLHRPNLSFHISAELSLQEPLLNQKAVSPSNPFVWVNPRNPQASKLMHKSHNSTRYASLPQLAETLNSCAPLDDAVSGVLGVLGDKIEEKVAVVILNNMSNSETAPLVLDYFLKRLKVIREVVLYNVTLKVFRKCKDLGKAEGLFNLMLERGVKPDNVTFSTIISCARMSSLPEKAVEWFEKMSSFGCEPDKVTCSVMIDVYGRVGNVAVALSMYDRARSEKWHLDPVTFSTLIRIYRSEGNYDGCLNLYEEMKALGVKANAAVYNALLDAMGKAKRPWQAKTIYRQMVKNGVEPTWGTYAALIRAYGRARYGIDAIAVYKEMKEKGLEMSVLLYNTLLSACADVGFTDEAAEIFEDMKSLGTCKPDSWTYASLITINSCSGKVEEAEATLKEMLEAGFQANIFILTSMIQCYGKAGRIDDVVRTFDQMFESGIVPDARFSGSLLNVMTQAPKEELGKLKACIEKAHLKLGYIVNLVIDEEETDGEIFRKEVGELLQSIGTDVKKAYCNCLIDLCVSLNQLERACELLDLGLTLEIYTDIMSRTPTQWSLHLKSLSLGAALTALHVWVKDLSKALENGEEFPELLGINTGHGKHKFSERGLAGTFEAHLKELDAPFHEAPDQIGWFLTTQAAAISWLQSRQSAAC; translated from the coding sequence ATGGCGTACAACCTCAGCGCCCCGCCTTCATCTTCCCTCTTCTCCGAAACAAGTCTATTCTTCACCTCCCTCTCTCCTCCTAAGCTCCCACTTCTCAGAACCCCCAAAAATCTCATCTTTCCTCCCAAACTCCACCGCCCAAACCTCTCCTTTCACATCTCCGCTGAACTCTCATTGCAAGAGCCACTCCTCAATCAGAAAGCGGTTTCTCCATCCAATCCGTTCGTTTGGGTCAATCCCAGAAACCCCCAAGCCTCAAAATTGATGCACAAATCTCACAATTCAACTAGGTATGCTTCTCTACCTCAACTTGCGGAAACTTTAAATTCCTGCGCTCCATTAGATGATGCTGTTTCTGGAGTGCTAGGTGTTCTTGGGGATAAGATAGAAGAGAAGGTAGCCGTGGTCATTTTGAACAACATGTCAAATAGTGAAACTGCGCCGTTAGTTCTTGATTACTTTCTGAAGAGGTTGAAGGTGATTAGAGAAGTAGTTTTGTATAATGTGACTCTGAAAGTGTTTAGGAAATGTAAGGATTTGGGCAAGGCAGAGGGTTTATTCAATTTGATGCTTGAGAGGGGGGTTAAGCCCGATAACGTTACGTTCTCGACTATCATTAGCTGCGCTAGAATGTCATCTTTGCCTGAGAAGGCGGTCGAGTGGTTTGAGAAGATGTCTTCGTTTGGGTGTGAGCCGGATAAGGTCACTTGTTCGGTGATGATTGATGTGTACGGAAGAGTGGGCAATGTGGCCGTTGCGTTGAGCATGTATGATCGAGCGAGGAGTGAGAAATGGCATCTTGATCCCGTTACCTTCTCCACCTTGATTAGAATCTATAGGTCGGAGGGTAATTATGACGGATGTTTGAATTTGTACGAGGAGATGAAGGCGTTGGGGGTTAAGGCCAATGCCGCTGTGTATAACGCGCTGTTGGATGCTATGGGGAAAGCGAAGAGGCCGTGGCAAGCGAAGACTATTTATAGGCAGATGGTTAAGAATGGAGTTGAGCCGACTTGGGGAACTTATGCTGCATTGATTAGGGCGTATGGTAGGGCTCGATATGGAATTGATGCGATTGCTGTTTATAAGGAGATGAAAGAGAAGGGCTTGGAGATGAGCGTTCTTTTGTATAATACGCTGTTGTCGGCTTGTGCTGATGTTGGATTTACTGATGAGGCTGCTGAGATTTTTGAGGATATGAAGAGTTTGGGGACGTGCAAGCCCGATAGCTGGACGTATGCTTCATTGATCACAATTAATTCTTGCAGTGGGAAAGTCGAGGAGGCGGAGGCCACGCTGAAAGAAATGTTGGAGGCTGGTTTCCAGGCTAACATCTTCATCTTGACCTCGATGATCCAGTGCTACGGGAAAGCTGGCCGTATTGATGATGTTGTGAGGACTTTTGATCAGATGTTCGAGTCGGGTATAGTTCCTGATGCGCGATTCTCTGGTAGTCTACTCAATGTAATGACTCAAGCACCAAAGGAAGAACTTGGGAAGCTGAAAGCTTGCATCGAAAAGGCTCACCTGAAGCTTGGTTACATAGTAAATCTCGTTATTGATGAAGAGGAAACGGATGGGGAAATCTTCAGGAAGGAAGTTGGCGAGCTCTTGCAGTCTATTGGTACCGATGTTAAAAAAGCGTACTGCAATTGCTTGATTGATCTCTGTGTTAGCTTAAATCAGCTGGAGAGAGCTTGTGAGCTGTTAGACCTCGGCCTCACGCTTGAAATATACACTGATATCATGTCAAGGACTCCAACACAGTGGTCATTGCACTTGAAGAGCCTTTCTCTCGGTGCTGCTCTGACTGCACTGCATGTTTGGGTGAAGGATCTATCGAAGGCACTTGAAAACGGAGAGGAGTTCCCGGAGTTGCTCGGGATTAACACCGGACATGGGAAGCACAAGTTTTCTGAGAGAGGCCTGGCAGGGACGTTCGAGGCACACCTGAAGGAACTTGACGCACCATTTCATGAGGCGCCGGACCAGATTGGCTGGTTTTTGACGACACAGGCTGCAGCGATATCATGGCTGCAGTCGAGGCAATCCGCTGCTTGCTAG